One Lactobacillus sp. CBA3606 DNA segment encodes these proteins:
- the polA gene encoding DNA polymerase I, with product MAKKLLLIDGNSVAFRAFFALHNQLERFVNADGLHTTAIYGFNTMLDHMIKAVEPTDMLVAFDAGKTTFRTSMFDGYKSGRAKTPSEFSEQMPYIKKLLDAYGIQHYELKDFEADDIIGTLSKAADEAGYTTTIVTGDRDLTQLTTDQTTVAVTVKGVSEVERYTPAHVQEKLGITPTQIIDMKGLTGDTSDNYPGVTKVGEKTALKLLKQYESLEGVFENVAAMKPSKMKEHLIEDQALAERAKVLATIKRDAPITVGLADLAYTGPDIDQLAEFYQAMDFQSFLKKLKIATNEPAKPIAYTELTTANLNELAQFKTHVEFYLELPAANYHTSAIAGFAIGHANQWYISRDVELLLKPELAELLASTTIQKNVFDMKRTIVGLNRLGLSLKAVDFDLLLVSYLLDTNDNSNDLGNLAEQHGYLDLPTDEAVYGKGVKRAIPEDDHIFFSHLARKLAAIAALKPDLLKKLDENEQTPLYHDIEKPMALVLAQMEIAGITVDSSRLQAMGSQFKERLSEIEQVIYQEAGQEFNIKSPKQLGKILFEEMHLPVLKKTKTGYSTAVDVLEKLAPEAPIVANILQYRQISKIQSTYVEGLLDAIHSTDQKVHTRYLQTLTQTGRLSSVDPNLQNIPVRVEEGRRIRQAFVPSHAGWQIFSSDYSQIELRVLAHITHDENMQAAFKAGDDIHAATAMRIFNLKSPADVTPNIRRQAKAVNFGIVYGISDYGLSQNIGITRKQARSFIDAYFAEYPGVKQYMTDIVKTAKEQGYVETIAHRRRYLPDINSASFNQRAFAERTAMNTPIQGSAADIIKIAMINMQAQLKASGLAATMLLQVHDELIFEAPAAEIPTLEKLVPSVMDSAVELAVPLKVESHFGNTWYDAK from the coding sequence ATGGCAAAAAAATTATTATTGATTGATGGGAATAGCGTGGCGTTTCGAGCGTTTTTCGCATTACACAATCAACTTGAGCGGTTTGTAAACGCCGATGGGTTACACACGACGGCCATCTATGGCTTTAATACGATGCTTGATCATATGATTAAAGCGGTCGAACCAACGGATATGTTGGTTGCTTTTGATGCGGGTAAAACGACATTTCGGACGAGCATGTTTGATGGTTACAAGAGTGGCCGGGCGAAAACGCCGAGTGAATTTTCTGAACAAATGCCATACATTAAAAAATTGTTGGATGCGTATGGGATTCAACATTATGAATTAAAAGACTTTGAAGCCGACGATATTATCGGTACGTTGTCGAAAGCTGCCGACGAGGCGGGGTATACGACCACTATCGTGACTGGTGATCGGGATTTGACCCAATTAACAACGGATCAGACCACGGTTGCGGTCACTGTTAAAGGCGTTTCTGAAGTGGAACGCTATACGCCAGCACATGTGCAAGAAAAGTTAGGCATTACGCCGACACAAATCATTGATATGAAGGGGCTAACCGGCGATACTTCTGATAATTATCCGGGTGTCACTAAAGTCGGTGAAAAAACTGCCCTGAAATTATTGAAACAATATGAGTCCCTTGAAGGGGTCTTCGAAAATGTTGCTGCGATGAAGCCTAGCAAGATGAAAGAACATCTGATTGAGGACCAGGCGTTAGCTGAACGGGCCAAGGTCTTAGCGACTATCAAGCGAGATGCCCCGATTACTGTTGGCTTGGCTGACTTAGCGTATACAGGTCCAGATATTGACCAATTGGCTGAGTTCTATCAAGCGATGGACTTTCAATCTTTCTTAAAAAAATTAAAAATTGCGACCAATGAACCGGCTAAGCCGATTGCGTACACCGAACTAACAACGGCTAATTTAAATGAATTAGCACAATTTAAGACCCATGTGGAATTCTATTTAGAGTTGCCTGCCGCCAATTACCATACCTCAGCGATTGCGGGTTTTGCGATTGGTCATGCCAACCAGTGGTATATCAGTCGTGATGTTGAGCTATTACTCAAGCCGGAATTGGCTGAGCTATTGGCTAGCACGACGATTCAGAAGAACGTTTTTGATATGAAACGGACCATAGTTGGATTGAACCGCTTAGGACTCAGCTTAAAGGCGGTTGACTTTGATTTATTACTCGTCTCATACTTGCTTGATACGAATGATAATAGTAATGACTTGGGCAACTTGGCGGAACAACACGGGTACCTTGATTTACCAACGGATGAAGCGGTCTATGGTAAAGGGGTTAAACGGGCGATTCCAGAAGATGATCATATTTTCTTTAGCCATTTAGCCCGGAAGTTAGCGGCGATTGCGGCATTAAAACCAGACCTTTTAAAGAAGCTGGATGAAAATGAACAAACCCCGTTATACCACGATATTGAAAAACCAATGGCCTTGGTCTTAGCACAAATGGAAATTGCTGGGATTACGGTGGATAGTAGTCGATTGCAGGCCATGGGGAGTCAGTTCAAAGAGCGGCTCAGTGAAATTGAACAAGTGATTTACCAAGAAGCTGGTCAAGAATTCAATATTAAGTCACCCAAACAATTAGGCAAAATTTTATTTGAAGAAATGCATTTACCGGTGCTTAAAAAGACCAAGACGGGCTATTCAACGGCGGTCGATGTATTAGAAAAGTTGGCCCCTGAGGCCCCAATTGTTGCGAACATTTTACAATATCGACAAATTTCGAAGATTCAGTCGACCTATGTTGAAGGGTTATTGGATGCTATTCACTCAACTGACCAAAAAGTGCACACTCGTTACTTACAAACGTTGACACAAACAGGTCGCTTATCTTCCGTTGATCCTAATCTCCAGAACATTCCGGTTCGAGTAGAAGAGGGGCGGCGGATTCGCCAAGCCTTTGTGCCAAGTCATGCTGGTTGGCAGATTTTTTCATCTGATTATTCCCAAATTGAATTGCGGGTCTTAGCACACATCACGCATGATGAAAATATGCAGGCAGCCTTTAAAGCCGGTGATGATATTCATGCGGCAACTGCGATGCGGATCTTTAATTTGAAGTCACCGGCCGACGTGACCCCTAATATCCGCCGGCAAGCTAAGGCGGTTAACTTTGGAATTGTCTACGGGATTAGTGATTATGGCTTATCACAAAATATCGGCATTACGCGCAAGCAAGCACGCAGTTTCATTGACGCTTACTTTGCGGAATATCCAGGCGTGAAGCAATACATGACGGATATTGTTAAAACGGCCAAAGAACAAGGTTACGTGGAAACCATTGCGCATCGGCGCCGATATTTACCAGACATTAATTCAGCTAGTTTTAATCAACGTGCTTTTGCAGAACGAACAGCGATGAACACGCCGATTCAAGGTAGTGCTGCCGATATTATTAAAATTGCGATGATTAATATGCAAGCCCAATTAAAAGCATCTGGGCTAGCGGCAACGATGTTGTTACAGGTTCATGATGAATTGATTTTTGAAGCGCCAGCCGCTGAAATTCCAACGCTTGAAAAGTTGGTGCCAAGTGTGATGGATTCGGCCGTTGAATTAGCCGTACCATTGAAAGTTGAAAGTCATTTTGGCAACACTTGGTATGATGCAAAATAG